In the genome of Myxococcus stipitatus, one region contains:
- a CDS encoding AI-2E family transporter, whose translation MSQPMDAPPPTPITDRRKRLLVLGALWLVVAAALVTFRSVVMPFAGAALIAYLVQPLVARITRVKVAGRAVPRWVAILLIYAGFFVGVYLFIVALVPQLYREMARVSRDVVTLANTLTPEQMEVLAQRGETWLSEHGIPVALSNRALEGADAAGAGHFSLALDLEKLLGDAVKRASSLVQENLGDIVNVSRSIVASVAAGVFMMFFIMMVAAFFSIDSQAIGQYCATLVPPEYARDARQLAERIDRSLSGVVRGQVTICVVNGALTFVGLLLFGVKFAFLLATIATFFSLIPIFGTILSSVPIVLIALADGFQKGVAILLWIIGIHAVEAYFLNPKIMGQAARIHPVIVAFSLIAGERLFGLMGALFAVPVTAMLVACFDYARLKAQAQPVVSLPAPEAVTAANARETVPPAA comes from the coding sequence ATGTCGCAGCCCATGGACGCCCCGCCTCCGACGCCCATCACTGACCGCCGCAAGCGCCTGCTCGTCCTGGGTGCGCTCTGGCTCGTCGTGGCCGCGGCCCTGGTGACCTTCCGCTCGGTGGTGATGCCGTTCGCCGGCGCGGCACTCATCGCCTACCTGGTGCAGCCCCTGGTCGCGCGCATCACCCGGGTGAAGGTCGCCGGGCGCGCCGTGCCCCGCTGGGTCGCCATCCTGCTCATCTACGCGGGCTTCTTCGTCGGCGTGTATCTCTTCATCGTGGCGCTGGTGCCCCAGCTCTACCGGGAGATGGCGCGTGTCAGCCGAGACGTCGTCACGCTGGCCAACACGCTGACGCCCGAGCAGATGGAGGTGCTCGCCCAGCGCGGAGAGACCTGGCTCAGCGAGCACGGCATCCCCGTGGCGCTCTCCAACCGCGCGCTGGAAGGCGCGGACGCGGCGGGGGCTGGCCACTTCAGCCTGGCGCTCGACCTGGAGAAGCTCCTGGGCGACGCGGTGAAGCGCGCCTCGTCGCTGGTGCAGGAGAACCTGGGCGACATCGTCAACGTGTCGCGCAGCATCGTCGCCAGCGTGGCCGCGGGCGTCTTCATGATGTTCTTCATCATGATGGTGGCGGCCTTCTTCAGCATCGACAGTCAGGCCATCGGCCAGTACTGCGCCACCCTCGTCCCGCCCGAGTACGCACGCGACGCGCGGCAGCTCGCCGAGCGCATCGACCGCTCCCTCTCCGGCGTCGTGCGAGGCCAGGTCACCATCTGCGTCGTCAACGGCGCGCTGACCTTCGTGGGCCTGCTGCTCTTCGGGGTGAAGTTCGCCTTCCTCCTCGCGACCATCGCCACGTTCTTCAGCCTCATCCCCATCTTCGGCACCATCCTCAGCTCGGTGCCCATCGTCCTCATCGCGCTGGCGGACGGCTTCCAGAAGGGCGTGGCCATCCTGCTGTGGATCATCGGCATCCACGCGGTGGAGGCCTACTTCCTCAACCCCAAGATCATGGGGCAGGCCGCGCGCATCCACCCGGTCATCGTCGCCTTCTCCCTCATCGCGGGCGAGCGGCTCTTCGGCCTGATGGGCGCGCTCTTCGCGGTCCCCGTCACCGCCATGCTCGTGGCGTGCTTCGACTACGCGCGCCTCAAGGCGCAGGCCCAGCCCGTGGTGTCGCTCCCCGCTCCGGAAGCAGTCACCGCGGCCAACGCCCGTGAGACGGTGCCGCCCGCCGCGTGA
- the rho gene encoding transcription termination factor Rho, with product MRKARTSREKAADVAAPVEADDKPRRKRAAAKTADREENEKPTRSRRTRRDEDMGAEAEPESAEASAEAPRPVLTPISRPVRDDDLQEARISGEDTSPAASLPPAPEAPEAPAITEVSRDGAPMQVIKLNDLKRMKITDLSKMAHDVGIEGYQGLKKQDLIFALLGGIADKRFEVHAEGVMELLSDGFGFLRSADSDYQPSPDDIYVSPSQVRRFNLRPGDTVTGPIRQPREGERFFALQKVDKVNFADPMSDAARERILFDNLTPLYPTRKLKLEHESSEMTTRIIDMFCPIGLGQRCLIVAPPKAGKTVLLQNIAHAISRNHPDVYLIVLLVDERPEEVTDMERSVRGEVVSSTFDEPATRHVQVAEMVIDKAKRLVEQKYDVCILLDSITRLARAYNTVVPASGKILSGGVDANALHKPKRFFGAARNIEEGGSLTIIGTALIDTGSRMDEVIFEEFKGTGNSEIVLDRKLMEKRIFPTLDINKSGTRKEELLLSPGDLVRITALRQVLHPFTPIDAMEFVLKHMRPTASNADFLGSMNR from the coding sequence ATGCGCAAAGCCCGTACTTCGAGAGAGAAGGCCGCCGACGTCGCCGCACCCGTCGAGGCCGACGACAAGCCCCGTCGCAAGCGCGCGGCGGCGAAGACCGCCGATAGGGAAGAAAACGAGAAGCCGACCCGCTCACGCCGGACCCGGCGCGATGAGGACATGGGGGCCGAGGCCGAGCCGGAGTCCGCGGAGGCGAGCGCCGAAGCTCCCCGCCCGGTGCTGACGCCCATCTCGCGTCCGGTCCGGGATGACGACCTCCAGGAGGCGCGCATCTCGGGTGAGGACACGTCGCCGGCCGCGTCGCTGCCGCCCGCGCCGGAGGCTCCCGAGGCCCCCGCCATCACCGAGGTCAGCCGCGACGGCGCCCCGATGCAGGTCATCAAGCTCAATGACCTGAAGCGGATGAAGATCACGGACCTGTCCAAGATGGCCCATGACGTGGGCATCGAGGGCTACCAGGGTCTGAAGAAGCAGGACCTCATCTTCGCGCTCCTTGGCGGCATCGCGGACAAGCGCTTCGAGGTCCACGCCGAAGGCGTGATGGAGCTGCTCAGCGACGGCTTCGGCTTCCTGCGCAGCGCGGACAGCGACTACCAGCCCAGCCCGGACGACATCTACGTGTCCCCGTCGCAGGTGCGCCGCTTCAACCTGCGGCCCGGCGACACGGTGACGGGCCCCATCCGCCAGCCCCGCGAGGGCGAGCGCTTCTTCGCGCTCCAGAAGGTGGACAAGGTCAACTTCGCGGACCCGATGTCGGACGCGGCGCGCGAGCGCATCCTGTTCGACAACCTCACGCCGCTCTACCCGACGCGCAAGCTCAAGCTGGAGCATGAGTCGTCGGAGATGACCACGCGCATCATCGACATGTTCTGCCCCATCGGTCTGGGCCAGCGCTGCCTCATCGTGGCGCCTCCCAAGGCCGGCAAGACGGTGCTCCTGCAGAACATCGCGCACGCCATCAGCCGCAACCACCCGGACGTCTACCTCATCGTGCTGCTCGTCGACGAGCGCCCCGAGGAAGTGACGGACATGGAGCGCAGCGTGCGCGGCGAGGTGGTGTCCTCCACCTTCGACGAGCCCGCCACGCGCCACGTGCAGGTCGCGGAGATGGTCATCGACAAGGCCAAGCGCCTGGTCGAGCAGAAGTACGACGTCTGCATCCTGCTGGACTCGATTACCCGTCTGGCGCGCGCCTACAACACGGTGGTGCCGGCCTCCGGAAAGATCCTCTCCGGCGGCGTGGACGCCAACGCGCTGCACAAGCCCAAGCGCTTCTTCGGCGCCGCGCGCAACATCGAGGAGGGTGGCTCGCTGACCATCATCGGCACCGCGCTCATCGACACCGGCAGCCGCATGGACGAAGTCATCTTCGAGGAGTTCAAGGGCACCGGTAACTCCGAAATCGTCCTGGACCGCAAGCTGATGGAGAAGCGCATCTTCCCGACGCTGGACATCAACAAGTCCGGTACGCGCAAGGAAGAGCTGCTCCTGTCGCCGGGCGACCTGGTGCGCATCACCGCACTGCGGCAGGTGCTCCACCCGTTCACCCCCATTGACGCCATGGAGTTCGTGCTTAAACACATGCGTCCGACGGCTTCGAACGCCGACTTCCTCGGCTCGATGAACCGATAG
- the ligA gene encoding NAD-dependent DNA ligase LigA has protein sequence MDDFKTAEARARELRRELAHHNHRYYVLDSPEISDAQYDTLMRELQALEEKHPSLLTPDSPTQRVGGKAADEFGEVVHRAPMLSLANIFNDEGLGEFDERVRKLLGAASVTYVCEPKLDGLAIALRYEKGIFVQGATRGDGTTGEDVTGNLRTIRSLPMELFPLDDTPVPALLEVRGEVFIRKADFKKLNEKREEEGEPLFANPRNAAAGSLRQLDPKETAARPLSVYLYECLATEGVPAFKSHTEKLEYLKSLGLPTNQAVRVEGIDGVRQAYDNALKGRHELPFEVDGMVVKVDDEDQRKRLGQVSKSPRWAVAYKFPPEEESTEVLDIGIQVGRTGALTPVAHLKPVKVGGVTVARATLHNEDEMRRKDVRKGDTVFVRRAGDVIPEIVSTVLSKRPPDSQPFEFPKHCPVCGAVATKDEDGAVIRCTGASCPAQLVEKIRHFASRLAMDIEGLGDKLASQLVATGTVKTFADLYGITKQKLLTLERMGDKSADNLLESLERSKGTTQRRFLYALGIRHVGDATAKALAEAFPKASELFTASLEDISRVKDVGPVMAQVIHTFFQEPQNREAILALLNAGVSPAPPQVATGGPFVGKTVVLTGSMTGMTREQAKEEVERRGGKVAGSVSRKTDFVVAGEDAGSKLKKAQELGVRILDEQAFLQLLQPDARG, from the coding sequence GTGGACGACTTCAAGACCGCCGAAGCCCGAGCCCGCGAGCTCCGCCGTGAGCTGGCCCACCACAACCACCGCTACTACGTGCTCGACTCGCCGGAGATCAGCGACGCGCAATACGACACGCTGATGCGCGAGCTGCAGGCCCTGGAGGAGAAGCACCCCAGCCTGCTGACGCCGGACTCCCCCACCCAGCGCGTGGGAGGCAAGGCCGCCGACGAGTTCGGCGAGGTGGTCCACCGCGCGCCCATGCTCTCGCTCGCCAACATCTTCAACGACGAGGGGCTCGGCGAGTTCGACGAGCGCGTGCGCAAGCTGCTGGGCGCCGCTTCCGTCACGTACGTGTGCGAGCCCAAGCTGGACGGCCTCGCCATCGCCCTGCGCTACGAGAAGGGCATCTTCGTCCAGGGCGCCACCCGCGGCGACGGCACGACGGGTGAGGACGTCACCGGCAACCTGCGCACCATCCGCAGCCTGCCCATGGAGCTGTTCCCCCTCGACGACACGCCGGTGCCGGCGCTGCTCGAGGTGCGCGGCGAGGTCTTCATCCGCAAGGCGGACTTCAAGAAGCTCAACGAGAAGCGCGAGGAGGAAGGCGAGCCGCTCTTCGCCAACCCTCGCAACGCGGCGGCGGGAAGCCTGCGCCAGCTGGACCCGAAGGAGACGGCCGCGCGGCCCCTCTCGGTGTACCTCTACGAGTGCCTCGCCACCGAGGGCGTGCCCGCGTTCAAGTCCCACACCGAGAAGCTGGAGTACCTGAAGTCCCTGGGCCTGCCCACCAACCAGGCCGTGCGCGTGGAGGGCATCGACGGCGTCCGCCAGGCGTATGACAACGCATTGAAGGGCCGGCACGAGCTGCCCTTCGAGGTCGATGGCATGGTGGTGAAGGTGGACGACGAGGACCAGCGCAAGCGGCTGGGCCAGGTCTCCAAGAGCCCCCGCTGGGCCGTGGCGTACAAGTTCCCGCCGGAGGAGGAGTCCACGGAGGTGCTGGACATCGGCATCCAGGTGGGCCGCACCGGCGCGCTGACGCCCGTGGCGCACCTGAAGCCCGTCAAGGTGGGCGGCGTCACGGTGGCGCGCGCCACGCTGCACAACGAAGACGAGATGCGCCGCAAGGACGTGCGCAAGGGAGACACCGTCTTCGTGCGCCGCGCCGGAGACGTGATTCCGGAGATTGTCTCCACGGTGCTCTCCAAGCGGCCCCCGGACTCCCAGCCCTTCGAGTTCCCCAAGCACTGCCCCGTCTGCGGCGCGGTCGCCACGAAGGACGAGGACGGCGCCGTCATCCGCTGCACGGGCGCGTCCTGCCCCGCGCAGCTGGTGGAGAAGATCCGCCACTTCGCCAGCCGCCTCGCGATGGACATCGAGGGCCTGGGCGACAAGCTGGCCTCGCAGCTGGTGGCCACCGGCACCGTGAAGACGTTCGCGGACCTGTACGGCATCACCAAGCAGAAGCTCCTCACCCTCGAGCGCATGGGCGACAAGAGCGCGGACAACCTGCTGGAGTCCCTGGAGCGCTCCAAGGGCACCACCCAGCGCCGCTTCCTCTACGCGCTGGGCATCCGCCACGTGGGAGACGCCACCGCCAAGGCCCTGGCGGAGGCCTTCCCGAAGGCGAGCGAGCTCTTCACCGCGTCGCTGGAGGACATCTCCCGCGTCAAGGACGTGGGCCCCGTCATGGCCCAGGTCATCCACACCTTCTTCCAGGAGCCGCAGAACCGGGAGGCCATCCTCGCCCTGCTCAACGCCGGGGTCTCCCCCGCCCCGCCCCAGGTGGCCACGGGGGGGCCGTTTGTCGGCAAGACGGTGGTGCTCACCGGCTCGATGACAGGTATGACGCGGGAGCAGGCCAAGGAGGAAGTGGAGCGGCGTGGCGGGAAGGTGGCCGGAAGTGTCTCGCGCAAGACCGATTTCGTGGTGGCCGGGGAGGATGCCGGCAGCAAGCTGAAGAAGGCGCAGGAACTCGGAGTAAGAATCCTGGACGAGCAGGCGTTCCTGCAGCTGCTGCAGCCGGACGCCAGAGGGTGA
- a CDS encoding acylphosphatase, whose protein sequence is MSGMRRVTLLIQGKVQGVFFRESARIEATRLGLAGWVRNRSDGAVEAVVEGEPGMLEEFIRWCHRGPSQARVDRVGRTDSEATGEYSHFIVERTS, encoded by the coding sequence ATGAGCGGCATGCGGCGGGTGACGCTGCTCATCCAAGGCAAGGTGCAGGGCGTCTTCTTCCGGGAGAGCGCCCGCATCGAAGCGACACGCCTGGGACTCGCCGGATGGGTGCGCAACCGCTCGGACGGCGCCGTGGAGGCCGTGGTGGAAGGTGAGCCGGGAATGCTGGAGGAGTTCATCCGCTGGTGCCACCGAGGTCCGTCCCAGGCGCGAGTCGACCGCGTCGGGCGCACGGACAGCGAGGCCACTGGCGAGTACAGTCACTTCATCGTGGAGCGCACATCATGA
- a CDS encoding DUF3052 family protein, which produces MTPYALASLPAMLGIRAGSKVSVINPPRGFVQKLNPLPDGVEFLITAQTGLDVILFFSQDAKELVQRLPALARAMALTGGIWVCWPGGEGIKTSLSEDFVRQAALDIGLVDNKICIIDSTWTGLRLVRRPRGRLDKPEGRKQAPAQA; this is translated from the coding sequence ATGACGCCGTACGCGCTGGCGTCCCTGCCGGCCATGCTGGGCATCCGGGCCGGGTCCAAGGTGTCCGTCATCAACCCCCCGCGCGGCTTCGTGCAGAAGCTCAACCCACTGCCAGACGGCGTGGAGTTCCTCATCACCGCGCAGACGGGGCTGGACGTCATCCTCTTCTTCTCCCAGGACGCCAAGGAGCTGGTGCAGCGGCTGCCCGCCCTCGCGCGCGCCATGGCCCTGACGGGTGGCATCTGGGTCTGCTGGCCCGGCGGCGAGGGCATCAAGACAAGCCTCTCCGAGGACTTCGTCCGTCAGGCCGCGCTGGATATCGGCCTGGTCGACAACAAGATTTGCATCATCGACTCCACCTGGACGGGCCTGCGGCTGGTGCGCCGGCCGCGCGGGAGGCTGGACAAGCCCGAGGGCCGCAAGCAGGCCCCCGCCCAGGCCTGA
- a CDS encoding Rne/Rng family ribonuclease produces MSSILVINAAGRETRVALVESGHIAEFYLERKKDKGVVGNIYKGRVVRVLPGMQAAFVDIGLEKAAFLYVSDVVYDPDFARAQFELTEGEHEDAPDVPDESEAEAAEAAARDAGPSVDVEAEAEELAGESQAHRTESLPRDTLLELAANAPSIEVPPAVEPQTTPVVGEPEAAAVSVAEVTSVAVEGTETVVSAAVETAAVAVVVTDVAPSSEAPAEAVVASAPEAQPLSTEEAAAALAVAMLPPEPPPHAATALSEIIPTPGSEEAAVQVARPAEVSGERRTPREAREAREPRGREKDKGRHKQDEKRRDKRDDDKEKVKPRRTDKIEDLLKVGQEVVVQISKDPIGTKGARLTSHISIPGRQLVFMPTVDHVGISRRISNEKERRRLREIVDRLRPPGTGFIVRTVAENVPQEKLESDIRFLIEVWNQVVRKNEKKGGPGLLHPDLDLILRATRDLFAHDVEKLVVDDREEYERIQGFVTAQDPALRDRVALHEGDDTVFDAYGIEQELQRATQRKVWLKSGGYLIIDQAEALTAIDVNSGRYVGKKSLEETITKINVEAAKEIVYQLRLRNIGGIIICDFIDMEKAQNRDKVFKALQEALGRDKAKTNVLRISELGLVEMTRKRVRESIGRVLHEDCPYCDGNGFVKTATTVAYEIFREIRREAPGYKDSTLVINCNAEVARLLQGEERNELRHLMDRYNKSIQVKAQQNYHREQYDIYGRSATGPEHKVASSPGSGDGELAMQQRKPDSGGGFGRQDQNRRGGGRDRDRGGERRDDRRDGRRPDRGGDRPRGDRGGERGENRGERGDRGGERGEHRGERGDRGDRGGEHRGERGERGGERGENRGERGDRGGERGDRGDRGERGGERRGERGGGHGPSGGNGGGHGSSGGNGGGNEGGGSSTPPASGQGGSEPSGGTT; encoded by the coding sequence ATGAGCAGCATCCTCGTCATCAACGCCGCGGGTCGCGAGACGCGTGTGGCGCTCGTCGAGAGCGGGCACATCGCGGAGTTCTATCTCGAGCGTAAGAAGGACAAGGGCGTCGTTGGCAACATCTACAAAGGCCGCGTGGTCCGGGTGCTCCCCGGCATGCAGGCGGCGTTCGTGGACATCGGCCTGGAGAAGGCCGCGTTCCTCTACGTCAGCGACGTGGTCTACGACCCGGACTTCGCCCGGGCCCAGTTCGAGCTGACCGAAGGCGAGCACGAAGACGCGCCGGACGTCCCCGACGAGTCGGAGGCCGAGGCCGCCGAGGCCGCCGCCCGTGACGCGGGTCCGAGCGTGGACGTGGAGGCGGAAGCCGAGGAGCTCGCCGGCGAGTCCCAGGCCCACCGCACCGAGTCCCTGCCGCGCGACACGCTCCTGGAGCTGGCGGCGAACGCGCCCTCCATCGAGGTGCCTCCCGCGGTGGAGCCCCAGACCACGCCGGTCGTGGGTGAGCCGGAGGCCGCCGCCGTCTCTGTCGCGGAGGTGACGTCCGTCGCCGTCGAAGGCACCGAGACCGTGGTGTCCGCGGCCGTCGAGACCGCCGCTGTCGCCGTCGTGGTGACGGACGTGGCGCCGTCATCCGAGGCTCCGGCCGAGGCCGTCGTGGCGTCCGCCCCGGAGGCCCAGCCGCTCTCCACCGAGGAGGCCGCCGCCGCGCTGGCGGTAGCGATGCTGCCTCCTGAGCCGCCTCCGCACGCGGCCACCGCGCTGAGCGAAATCATCCCCACCCCGGGGAGCGAGGAAGCCGCTGTTCAGGTAGCGCGTCCCGCCGAGGTCTCCGGTGAGCGCCGTACGCCGCGCGAGGCCCGTGAGGCTCGCGAGCCTCGGGGCCGGGAGAAGGACAAGGGCCGGCACAAGCAGGACGAGAAGCGCCGGGACAAGCGCGACGACGACAAGGAGAAGGTCAAGCCGCGCCGGACGGACAAGATCGAGGACTTGCTGAAGGTGGGCCAGGAGGTGGTGGTCCAGATTTCCAAGGACCCCATCGGCACGAAGGGCGCGCGCCTCACCTCGCACATCTCGATTCCGGGCCGTCAGCTCGTGTTCATGCCCACGGTGGACCACGTGGGCATCAGCCGCCGCATCTCCAACGAGAAGGAGCGCCGCCGGCTGCGTGAAATCGTGGACCGGCTGCGTCCGCCCGGGACGGGCTTCATCGTGCGCACGGTGGCGGAGAACGTTCCGCAGGAGAAGTTGGAGAGCGACATCCGGTTCCTCATCGAGGTGTGGAACCAGGTGGTGCGCAAGAACGAGAAGAAGGGCGGCCCGGGCCTGCTGCACCCGGACCTGGACCTCATCCTGCGCGCCACGCGCGACCTGTTCGCGCATGACGTGGAGAAGCTCGTCGTCGATGACCGCGAGGAGTACGAGCGCATCCAGGGGTTCGTCACCGCGCAGGACCCGGCGCTGAGGGACCGCGTCGCGCTGCACGAAGGTGACGACACCGTGTTCGATGCGTACGGCATCGAGCAGGAGCTGCAGCGGGCCACCCAGCGCAAGGTGTGGCTGAAGAGCGGCGGCTATCTCATCATCGACCAGGCCGAGGCGCTCACGGCCATCGACGTCAACTCGGGGCGGTACGTCGGCAAGAAGAGCCTCGAGGAGACCATCACCAAGATCAACGTCGAGGCGGCCAAGGAGATCGTCTACCAGCTCCGGCTGCGCAACATCGGCGGCATCATCATCTGCGACTTCATCGACATGGAGAAGGCGCAGAACCGGGACAAGGTCTTCAAGGCGCTGCAGGAGGCGCTGGGCCGCGACAAGGCGAAGACGAACGTGCTGCGCATCTCCGAGCTGGGCCTCGTGGAGATGACGCGCAAGCGCGTGCGTGAGTCCATCGGCCGCGTGCTGCACGAGGACTGCCCGTACTGCGACGGCAACGGCTTCGTGAAGACGGCCACCACGGTGGCGTACGAAATCTTCCGCGAGATTCGCCGGGAGGCGCCGGGCTACAAGGACTCGACGCTGGTCATCAACTGCAACGCGGAGGTGGCGCGCCTGCTTCAGGGCGAGGAGCGCAACGAGCTGCGGCACTTGATGGACCGCTACAACAAGTCCATCCAGGTCAAGGCGCAGCAGAACTACCATCGCGAGCAGTACGACATCTACGGACGGTCGGCGACGGGCCCCGAGCACAAGGTGGCCTCGTCCCCGGGCTCGGGTGACGGCGAGCTGGCGATGCAGCAGCGCAAGCCGGACAGCGGTGGTGGCTTCGGGCGCCAGGACCAGAATCGCCGGGGCGGTGGGCGAGACCGGGACCGTGGCGGAGAGCGCCGGGATGACCGCCGCGATGGTCGGCGTCCTGACCGGGGCGGAGACCGGCCTCGTGGTGACCGGGGCGGCGAGCGCGGTGAGAACCGGGGCGAGCGCGGTGACCGAGGCGGCGAGCGCGGTGAACACCGGGGTGAGCGTGGCGACCGGGGTGACCGCGGCGGTGAGCACCGGGGCGAGCGCGGTGAACGCGGCGGTGAGCGCGGTGAGAACCGGGGCGAGCGCGGTGACCGGGGCGGCGAGCGCGGTGACCGAGGTGACCGGGGCGAGCGCGGTGGTGAGCGTCGCGGCGAGCGCGGCGGTGGCCATGGCCCGTCGGGTGGCAACGGCGGTGGCCACGGTTCGTCGGGTGGCAACGGCGGTGGTAATGAGGGCGGCGGAAGTTCCACGCCTCCCGCGTCGGGCCAGGGCGGCTCGGAGCCTTCGGGCGGCACGACCTGA
- a CDS encoding YhjD/YihY/BrkB family envelope integrity protein — protein sequence MALSPSSWLRTTRDQLFAWLVRAWAPLEGTQLGRFATDTLLAARTVAQGFRGENLRLRAAALTYISMFSLVPLLTVGLVLLNAFHQDRFKERLRFIVRELLAPGVQEKSAALLNQLLEQSNSVAIGSVGFLAILLSAGSLLRHIDGAVNELWGIRRQRPWGTRLLIYAGLLLLGPIFLAASLTGTRAVRGVLQNLPFPGTFIAIGTTLVAVVGLTLLYFWTPYAHVRIRSALAGGLVAGLGWMLAKSLYGEFAARSFRYNLVYASLSALPLFLAWVYVSWLVLLFGARLAYAVEHTAFRDSLFAFGTHPRAYELVASRIAQETTLTWVDGGLAPTPRELATRLRVPESLVHEVVDRMETAGLLERQRKGGLRPARDPATLTLADTTLAVHGVMISGGVETWNGPRASGFEQVEPFFQEADCLGIERLRRTRWTDLAAALRPAPAVAVLQTPSKVAEGRNP from the coding sequence GTGGCCCTGTCTCCCTCTTCGTGGCTGCGGACCACGCGAGACCAGCTCTTCGCGTGGCTCGTGCGTGCCTGGGCCCCTCTTGAGGGGACGCAGCTGGGCCGCTTCGCCACGGACACGCTGCTCGCCGCACGGACCGTGGCCCAGGGGTTCCGAGGCGAGAACCTCCGACTTCGCGCCGCCGCCCTCACCTACATCAGCATGTTCTCGCTGGTGCCCTTGCTGACGGTGGGCCTGGTCCTCCTGAACGCGTTCCACCAGGACCGCTTCAAGGAGCGTCTGCGCTTCATCGTCCGGGAGCTCCTCGCCCCTGGGGTCCAGGAGAAGTCGGCCGCGCTGCTGAACCAGCTCCTCGAGCAGAGCAACTCGGTGGCCATCGGCAGCGTCGGCTTCCTGGCCATCCTGCTGTCCGCGGGGTCGCTGCTGCGCCACATCGACGGGGCCGTGAACGAGCTGTGGGGCATCCGGCGCCAGCGCCCCTGGGGCACACGGCTGCTCATCTACGCGGGGCTGTTGCTCCTGGGGCCCATCTTCCTGGCCGCGTCGTTGACTGGAACCCGCGCGGTGCGGGGCGTGCTGCAGAACCTGCCCTTCCCAGGCACCTTCATCGCCATCGGCACCACGCTCGTCGCCGTGGTGGGGCTGACGCTGCTGTACTTCTGGACGCCCTATGCCCACGTCCGCATCCGCTCGGCGCTCGCGGGAGGGCTCGTCGCGGGACTCGGATGGATGCTGGCCAAGTCCCTCTACGGCGAGTTCGCCGCGCGCAGCTTCCGCTACAACCTCGTCTACGCCTCGCTGAGTGCCCTGCCCCTCTTCCTCGCGTGGGTGTACGTCAGCTGGCTCGTGCTGCTCTTCGGGGCCCGGCTTGCCTATGCCGTCGAGCACACCGCCTTCCGCGACTCGCTCTTCGCCTTCGGCACCCATCCTCGGGCCTACGAGCTGGTGGCCTCCCGCATCGCCCAGGAGACCACGCTGACGTGGGTGGATGGAGGCCTGGCCCCCACTCCTCGTGAGCTCGCGACGCGGCTCCGAGTCCCCGAGTCCCTGGTCCACGAAGTCGTCGACCGCATGGAGACCGCGGGGCTGCTGGAGCGCCAGCGGAAGGGGGGGCTGCGGCCCGCACGGGACCCGGCGACCCTCACCCTGGCGGACACCACCCTCGCGGTGCACGGGGTGATGATTTCCGGCGGCGTCGAGACCTGGAATGGCCCCCGGGCCTCGGGCTTCGAGCAGGTCGAGCCCTTCTTCCAGGAAGCGGACTGTCTTGGCATCGAGCGCCTGCGTCGAACCCGCTGGACCGATCTGGCGGCCGCCCTGCGGCCCGCGCCGGCCGTGGCTGTCCTCCAGACACCTTCCAAGGTGGCCGAAGGCCGAAATCCATAA
- a CDS encoding HU family DNA-binding protein, with product MLKSDLINILVAKRGVTQKQAEATIETIFESMKDALCRGENIEIRGLGAFHVKNYQGYQGRNPKTGVVIPVKPKRGLLFRTGKELRDRVNRPAPQQAQNELPSPESKGPGSTGTGL from the coding sequence ATGCTCAAGTCCGATCTGATCAACATCCTCGTGGCCAAGCGGGGCGTGACGCAGAAGCAGGCTGAGGCCACCATCGAGACGATTTTCGAGTCGATGAAGGATGCCCTCTGTCGCGGCGAGAACATCGAGATTCGCGGCCTGGGCGCCTTCCACGTGAAGAACTACCAGGGCTACCAGGGGCGCAACCCCAAGACGGGTGTGGTCATCCCCGTGAAGCCCAAGCGGGGCCTGCTCTTCCGGACGGGCAAGGAGCTGAGGGACCGGGTCAACCGCCCTGCCCCCCAGCAGGCCCAGAACGAGCTGCCCTCCCCCGAGTCCAAGGGCCCCGGCAGCACCGGCACCGGCCTCTGA